One Pyrococcus furiosus DSM 3638 genomic window, GGAAGACTGTCAATTGAAGGAGTAATTCTCAGCAAGTCAAAGACTAGAAAGGGGATAGAGGAAGGGAAATATCTAGGATGGGATGATCCCAGGTTGGGAACCATAAGGGCCTTAAGAAGGAGAGGAATCTTGCCGGAAGCAATAAGAGAGCTAATCCTGGAGGTTGGACTTAAAAAGAGCGACGCAACCGTAAGCTGGGATAACCTAGCTGCAATAAATAGAAAACTCGTTGATCCAATAGCAAATAGATACTTCTTTGTTGCAGACCCGATTCCCATGTATATAGAGGAGGCCGAAGAGTTTGAGGCAAAGATACCTCTTCACCCAGATCATCCAGAAAGGGGATACAGAGTGCTAAAATTCGAACCGGGAAAGCCAATTTATGTCTCAAAAGACGATCTAAGCTTGTTAAAGCCAGGAGGATTTATTAGACTAAAGGACTTATTTAACGTCGAAATTTTAGAGGTAGGGGATACAATAAAGGCGAGATTCCACAGCCATGAATATGAAGTCGCGAGGAAAAACAAGTGGAGAATGATTCACTGGGTTCCAGAGGGTAAAGAGTGTGAGGTAATAATTCCAGAAGGAGAAGAGCTAATAATCAGAAAGGGCCTACTGGAAAAGAATGCCAACGTAAAAGAAGGAGAAATAGTGCAGTTTGAAAGATTTGGATTTGTAAGGATTGACAAAATAGAAAACGACAAAGTTATCGCAATATATGCCCACAAATGATTTTTCTCCCTTTAATTTTTTCTGTATAGGGATCTTCCCTTTGAATCTATAGAGACTAGTAGAGGCATGTCTCTCACTTCTAATTCCCAAACTGCATCAGTCATTCCCAAATCTTCCCAATAGACGTCTCTCACCTTAACTATAAATTCCCTAGCTAAGCTACCAGCTCCTCCTGGGTAAGAAAAGTACACTGCCCTACCTTTAAATTTCTCATGATTCATGCCCCCTTTCCCTATCACCCCTCTAACTCCGCGATTGAATAGGAAATCTAGGTACTTTTCCATCCTAGCACTTGTGGTTGGGCCTGCCGAAACTACAATGCCATTTTTAATTAAAGGGCCGCAATGATATATCACGGCACCTTCAGGGTTGAAAGGGAAGCCTTCTTCAAGAAATCTCCTATGAGCTAGATCCCTAGCAGTGTAAACGATTCCAGAAAGAAGAACTCTATCTCCAATTTCCAAATCCCTAATATCTTCCCAGGTTAAGGGAGTTTTTAGCCTTACTGCCATATCACGACCTCCCCATCTTCTTTCTCTTCAATAAATGCCCTTCTATGTGCCCAACATTGGATGGCAATCCCAACTATAAAACTCGCAGGGTGTCTTTCTCCCACTTCAATTTTCACATCTAATGCCGTTGTCTTCCCTCCCAATCCCATGGGACCTATATCCAAGAAGTTTATCTCCTCCAGAATTTCCTCTTCCAGCCATCCTAACTTTTCATGCCTCTCGCCAATTTTTCTGAAGAGCGATTTCTTGGCCAAAGTTATAGCTCTTTCAGCAGGACTTGCAATTCCAATGCCAACAATTATAGGAGGGCAAGGCTTTCCGCCACACGATCTAATGTGATCAATAATTTTCTTCTTTACTCCTTCAAACCAGTCCCCGGGGGTTAAAGGAAATAGTGCAGAGCAATTTTCACTTCCACCTCCTTTAATGAGTATGCTAATTCTGTTTCTTTTCCCAGGTTCAATATGAATTTCTGGCACATTTCCCACAACTTTTCCCGAAAGGAGACAAATTGCATTTGGTCTTAGAGGTATTTCATCTGTCGCCCTTTTTACAGCTTCAGCTATAGTTTCATAGATCTCCTTAACGTTCCAAGTTCCATCTGTTTCAACAAAGAAGATCGGAGTTCCAGTATCTTGACAGAGAGGAACCTTTTCTTTTTTCGATGTTTTTACAGCTCTAAGCATTATTTCTAGGTTATATTTTGCTATTTCGTAGTCTTCCCTTTCATAGGCATTCTTTAGTGCCAAAGCTACATCCTCAGGAAGGTTTGTAACTGCGAGCTTAAGGGCTTCCACTATGTCCTCCACTTTGATCAATTACCTATCCCCCCGCCCTAGCTTTGCTTAACTCTTCTAAGAACTTCTCAACTTCCCCTTCAATTTCCACAACATATAGAACTAAAATTTTTCTCCTCTCTACGTTAATCACATTTATTCCAACATTTATGTTTCTTTTCTTGGCAATTTCCAAGAGTTCTTGAGGAGGAACAGCTGTCTTAATTATCATATAGGAGAGAATACATAAGCGTTTTATAAAACGATTGCTCTATATTGTATGGTGAACATAATGGATGAGATTATTGTTGTAACAACCCCCACAATCCCAGGATACAAGATCATCGAAGTGAAAGGAATAGCTAGGGGCGGAATTGTTATGGCCACTCACTTGGGAAGGGACATATTGGCACTCCTCAGAAACATAAAGGGAGGGGAAGTAAAAGAGTACACACAAATGATGGCAGAAGCTAGAGAGGAAGCTCTAAGAAGAATGATTGAGCACGCAAAAAAGTTGGGAGCAAATGCAGTAGTTAACTTTAGATTCGCAACTTCAAATGTTGGCGGAGGAATGGCTGAAGTTTATGCATATGGCACAGCAGTTGTAGTTGAGAGGGAGAAATAATGAATCCAGCACCTTTTCTTCTCCTCGGGGGAGCATTAGCCTGGCTAACCTTATATCTCCTGGGAGGAAGAAAAGTCAAAGCAGGAGAGTTCATCTTAGGAGCAATTATCTTTCCATTATCTATAACTCTCCAGAACATAGTTCAGCAACTTCCCCTTTTGTGGGTGGGTATAAGGCCAGATATAACAAGTCTGGGAACTTCGGAGATAATCGCCATAAGCATATGGATGGGCCTTATAGCGGGAATCTTTCAAGAACTTTTTAAATACATATTTGTTAGAGGGAAGAGTGCTGGTTATGCATTTTCCGTAGGTCTCGGATTTGCGATAAGCGAGGTAATCTTCATAACTGCCCTTGTTACTCTCTCCGCTAAAGGAGGGACACCTTCCCAACCTTTTGCGACAAATCTCCTTTCCCTAGCGGAAAGATATCTTGTCGTTCTTTTCCACGTAGGAACAGCAATTATGTTAACCCAGGGCACAAGAAAAGTCTTAATTGAAGTCATTGGATTGCATGCCCTAATTGATTCAATGGCCGCCTATTACCAATTAATGTCCGCAGTATACATTAAAACAAACAAAATTTACATGATCCCAAGGATTCTTCTTCTGACGGAAATAGTTCTAGCCGTAATAACAGTTATTGTCTTAATAGCTTCACTTCCAAAAATATCTCAAGTAAAGGAAGAAAAAGAAGAAGTCATTTGGTAAGGCTGAATTTTAGGTTCTCTGATTTCTCTTTTACTTGAAGCCTGAACTGGCAAGCTTTACATATTTCTCCACTTGTGGGCTGGCCACAAATCTTACAGCGATTTAGTTTTACTTCCTTGGCATATGTTTTTGCTAAGAGGGGGAATATTTTGTCGTAGCTCCTCAACAGCTGATATTTAGTCCCAGGATGCTTCTCCTCCATTTCATTGAGCCAATCTCTAATTTCAGCCCTAAATGCTTCAGTTGCATAAGGACACTCACTTAAATCCACTTCAATGTTGTTTAAAACTGCATAGAGAACGATTTCTTTCTCGGGAACCTCCCTGAGAGGTTTTATTCTAGGAACTAACCCTTCATGAATTACCTCATAGTAAGGACCAGTTCTTCCTAATCTTGCCACATCTCCCCTCATCAAATTCATTAAAAATACTTGAACTTCATCGTCCAAGTTAAGTCCTAAGGCAAGCTTATCAACTCCCAATTCCTCAGCTGCCTTGTTGAGCAACCATCGTCTCCATACTCCACAATAAGAACAGGCGCCCACTCTCTCTTCTCTAGGCCCCATAATTTCCACAGTTTCATCTAATGTGAAGCCAATAAAATCCTTAAACCTGTAAATGTGATGCTCCACTCCTAAAAGTTCTGCATTTTTTCGAGCAACTTCAACACTTTTATCTCTATACCCTTTAATCCCCTCATCAATTGTTATTGCAACCAGCTCAAAGGGAAACTTTTTCCTTAGCTTTGCCAAAATGTGCATAAGAACTACGCTGTCCTTTCCTCCGCTCACCGCAACTCCAACTTTTTCCCCTCTTTTTATCATCCTGTACTTTCTTATAGTTCTCTTTACCTTTCCCTCCACTAGCTCATTGAAGTGCTTGTGGCAGTAGTATCTACCCTCGTATCGGGCAAAATATATGGCCTCTCTTCCACACTTTGAACACTTCATTTTAACTCGAAAGTAAAGGAGAGCAAAAATTTTTAAAGGTGGTGGTCAGCCCATGCGAGTCTCTTCACACCTCTGCCGAAATCTCCTTCATCATCCCTTATGCTCTAACTTCAAGGTTAAGATTAAAAACCTTGCTAATGAAGTTAAAACGAATTACCTCCTTTACAATGGGAGGATGGGAGAGTGTGTGAATATACTTATCCAAATGGGCAAAAATGCAAAAGAAAACCTCTAAAAGGTTCAAAATATTGCTCTCTCCACATACCTTTCGAAGAGGGAGAGCTTCTCTATGGAGATAAAATTAGAGAGATAAAAAAGAGAGCCTTTGAGAGAACCCTTGAAAGGGGAGTTAAAACGTTTGAAGGGGTAAAACTATACGATGTTGTAATCTTAAGCAAGAAGATTGAAAACCCCATAATTTTCAAAAATTCAGAAATAAAACGGCTTATAATTGGGAATTCACAGCTTTCAAGCTTAACAATAATAAACTCCAAAGTAGACTCGATAATTTTGGCAAATTCCAAGATTAGCTCCCTATACATAAACAAGGTTGACGGGTATGGAGTGAGTATCTGCTCAGCAGAATTTACGTCAGCAATACTGATTAGGAATTCTGAAATTAAATACATCCTCATAAACTCAACGAGATATGAAAGAAAGGAGGTAACAGCAGAAGAAACCTTTGGAGAAGCTGGGAGAATCGCAGGAAGGATAGAAATTTCAAACATAAAAGGGGTGAGGAGAATAGCCATTAACTCAAGATACCCTCTACTAGAAATTATTGAAAAAGAGCTAGGAGTTAAGTTTGATACAAAAAAGAAGGAATATGTGAGAGCTAGTATCTTGAACATAAGAAACATAGGGTTTGATGAAAATCCCAGGTTCAAAAGACAAATTAGAGTGTATATTAACAGGTTCTCTGGACAACTACTTATAGAAAACTCTACAGTTCCTGGCCATGTATCAATAGTCAACAGTAGAGTTAAATATCCAGAATTCGTCCATACAACAGTTTTAAACAACTTAATCATGAGGAACTCAAAGTTTTACAGCGATGAGAATTGGAATCTAAGTTATCTCCCTAATTTATTAGCCGAACTCCAGGTTTTAGGATTTATAGTAATTGAAAACTCGGAATTTAACAATCCCTATCTAGCAGAGGTCTTCTACAGAATAGCAAGAACTACCTGGGAAGCCAGCGGAGATAAGGAGAAGGCGGATGAGTACTATTACCTAGAGATGCTTGCAAGGAGAAACAGAGTCCTCTCCCACTATAAGAGAGGTCCAAAAACAGTGAAGAAGATTTTCAGACTCACGGAAGTTTTCTTCGAATGGATGTTTGCGGACTTAACTTGTAAATATGGAACAGACTGGAAAAGACCCGTATTTTTGTGGTTAGGGCTAGTTATCTTTGGCTTTCCCATACTTTATGCGGTAACACAGAGCATAGAACCTTTGAATTCCCCTCTTGATTATGTATACTTTAGCATAGTTACTGCAACAACACTTGGCTATGGGGATATTCATCCCACAGGAGTTGGAAAGGCAATTGCATCTGCTGAGGCAATATTTGGCATGTTCATGTGGGCAGTGTTCCTTACAGTATTTGCAAGAAAATACATGAGGTGAGAATAATGATAGGGCTAATAGTCAATCCCATTGCAGGAATGGGGGGTAGAGTTGCTTTAAAAGGAACTGATGGAGTTGTTGAGGAAGCAATCAAAAGAGGTGCTACACCCGTCACTCCTAATCTTGTTAGGTTATTCCTTCAAGAGCTTGCCAACTATGATATAAAAGTGAAATTTCTAACTGGCCCAGGCCCCCTGGGAGAAGATTTCCTAAAAGAATTTAATTTTCCATATGAAGTAATTAAGCACAGAGAGATCTCATGGAGGGAAATAGAAGGAGTCAAAATTCCGGATACTACGAGAGAAGATACAAAATATCTAGCGAAACAGATGATTAGTAAGGTCAAAATTATTGTTTTTGCTGGGGGAGATGGAACCGCTAGAGATATTGTTGAAGTAGTAGGAAAATCGATTCCGATTTTAGGAATACCGAGTGGAGTAAAGATGTATTCAAGTGTGTTTGCAACATCTCCTGAGGATGCTGCGAAGGTATTAGTTGAGTTCCTAAAGAATAGTGCAAAATTGGAGGAGAGAGAAGTACTTGATCTTGATGAAGAAGCATATAGAAGGGACGAACTGAAAGTGAAGCTCTATGGATATGCCGTAGTTCCAGTCGTAGAAACACTCGTACAAGGAAGCAAAGAAGCAACAAAAGTTGACGAAAAAGAGGAGTTAGAAGCATTAGCAGAGGCTGTAGCAGAGGATATACTCTCAGAAGATGGAATATACTTCCTTGGTGCAGGTTCCACTATAATGAGGATAAAAGATAAGTTAGGAATTGATGGGACATTACTGGGTGTTGATATCGTTGAAGTTAAAGATGGAAAGGCCAAGTTATTAGTTAAGGATGCAAGTGAGAAAGATTTGCTAAAGTTTATAGACAGAAATCCCAAAGTTGTTGTAACAGTTGTAGGTGGTCTAAACTTTTTATTTGGAAGGGGTAATCAGCAGTTCTCCCCTAACGTATTGAAGAAGATCCCGAAGGAAAACATCATAGTTGTGGCAACACCTTCAAAAATAAGCGAAGGTTTCGTTAGGGTATACACTGGAGACAAAGATGTTGACAAAAAATTCAAGGGTTTCATAAAAATCAGAGTATCTCCATGGATGGAAAAGTTAATTAGAGTGTTATGAAACGGCAGAAGAAAAAATGGAATGCCAAGAAACACTTTGAAACTTTTTAGAAACACGAAATTCCTTTTTTAGTTCTTGGCCTTACATTAAAATGGTGATGGCCATGAGAGGTGTGCTAAGTCTGTTGGTAGTAGCAATGTTGGTTTTAAGTATGGGTGTAGTGCCAGGAGTTACAGCAGCTACATCAACAACTGCAGAATACAGTTCAGTAGTAATACTTGTAAGTGACAACGAGGCAGATGTAACATTAGCCGAAAAGATAGCCGAGGTACTTAATGCATCTGTAGTTGTTACCAAGTGGGGGGTCTATGAGGAGAACGTTACAGCAGAGATAACATCACTAGATCCAGATCTAGTAATAATAATAGGAGGTCCAAGAGCTGTAGTGAAGGCTTACGAGGAAGACCTTGAAGCTTTGGGAATAACATACATAAGAGCCTGGGGCAACACTAGAGTCGAAACTGCAGTTGATGCAGTAAACAAGATTTCACAAATGTTCCCAGGGTTTGAAAAGAAGGTAAGAGTGGCAATAGTGCATGGATGGGACTTAGCAGGGATAATCCACCTTAGAGGAAAGAAGTTCATGATTCCAATATTCATAAAGGACTCAAATGTCAGCATAACAATAATTAACAAATTCAACGGTGTTGAGATAATAAAGAACAGACAACACGAGAAAATAATGGAAAAAATTAAAGAAAAAATCCGCGAGAGAGTGAAAAATGTAACAGAAGAAGTTATTGAGAACATAACCCAAAATATTGCTGAGAGAGCAATAAACCTTGCAGAAGAAAGGGTAAACTTAGCTGAAGAATTAGTAAACAATATGACACAACAAAACGTAACAATTCCTGGAGTCATTCCACTACTAGAGAACGCTAAGAGACACTTAGAAGAAGCCAAGAAGGCATATGAAGAAGGCTACTACGGAAGAGCTTATGGACTTGCAGTTGCATCAAAGAACATAGCTGAAGTAGTCATAAGGAGAGTTAGCGAAAAGTTTGATGAAAAGTTTGCAAAGGACATAGCATTCAAACTTAGAGTTAGGGTAAGAGTGCTCGAAATGGTAGCCCTAAGACTACAAGCCAAAGGAGCCAACGTTACAGAGATATTAGATAAGATCGAACAGGCAAAAGAGGCACTGAAGAACAAGGACATCGATACAGCCAGACAACTTATAGCAGAAATAGAAAAAGAGTTAAGAATGAAGATTAGGGAAATGATTGTCACAAAAAAGCTGAGAAAAAAGGTGAAGAAGAATGAAGTTTAAGCCTTTAACTCTCCTCCTTTTATCTTTCATTATAACGTCAACAATTCCAGGAGAAGTCGCTTCTCAAGTTCATGGGATAGTTATCCTAGTTAGCGACAATGAAGCAGACTTAACTCTTGCAGAAAAAGTTGCAGAGGTTTTAAATGCGGAATTAGTTGTAACGCCTTGGGGATTATACAATGAAAGCGTTGTGGAGGATATTTTAGAAAAAAATCCTTCCTTTGTTATGATAATTGGAGGACCAAAGGCCGTTGTTCCAGAATATGAAAAAGTACTTGAAAGTTTAGGGGTTCCAAGGACCAGAATTTGGGGTGAAACAAGAGTTGAAACTTCAAAGGCAGTAGTTCAATATCTTTTAAAAGATTATCCAGACATATTCAAGAGAGTTAATATAGTTATAATCCATGGGTGGGACCTGCCTGGAATAGTAAAGGCCAAAAAAATGAAATACTCTATTCCAATATTTGTATCACAAAATACAACTGAGATACCCAAGATTCCCTCCAGTAAAATTACAATCATTGAAAGCCCATATTCAATGGCGATTATGGCGAGATTTAGAAAATATCTACAAAATGCCACGTATATTGAAGTAGAGATAACTCCAGCCATTGCAAATGAGGCAATAAAGAGAGCAGAAATAACAATAATAAGAGCGGAAAAGATATTAGGAGAACCAAACCCAGAACTTCCGTCTCCCGTGAATCTTCTCGATCAAGCAAAAAGACTGCTAGGAATGGCAAAAATACAGTTTGAAAGAGGCAACTATCAAAAAGCGTACATTCTCTCTCTTCAGGCCAAACTGTTAGCAGAGAAGGTGATTTTGCTAGCCAACATATCTCCAAAATCTCCCGGAATTGAAATCCAGGTGGAACTAAGAATGCTGCAAATTGTAACATCTAGATTAGAAAAGCTTGGATACGACGTTAGTGAAGTAAAAGACCTCCTTAACAAAGCTCAAGAAGCCCTAAAAGCTGGTAGAATAGCTGAGGCAATCCAATACATAAACAAAGCTAAGAAAAAGCTAAGGGAAATTAGAACAAAACAATGGAGAGGAAGATAGTTATCTCGCGTGAATTTCCACTATATCCCCATCTTCCAAAACATGGTCTAATCCAACCCTCTGCCCTGGGAACTTTACACTCTTCCCCCACACTCTCGCGTATTTGAAGTTTTTCACTAAATCTTTATGAATCCTCTCAGCAACATCCTGGACTGTTGCACCTTTTCTCAAAGCAATGGGTGGATAAGCTGGCTCTTCCCCTGGGCTTTTTGTGAACACCCTAATTATATCTGCAATTTCATATATGGCCTCCTTCACCGCCTCCAAGTTTATTCTCTTCTTGGCGGAAACTGGAATTATTTTAAACCTTTCTCCAAATGCTTTCACTAATTTTTCGTAATTTGCTCTGCTCCCAGGGGCATCTCCCTTGTTTGCTATTATAATCGCCTTCTTCCACACAAGACTATCATCTAAGGCATCAGCAAACTCCTCAAGAGTAACTGGTTCCATAACTGTTATCTCCGCAGAGTGTATCTTTTCCTCTCTTAACATCTTCATGACTTCATCAATATCTCCCTTAATGTTCTCAATTCCATTAATCACAATTCCACCGCTTGGAGTTTTCCTTATTTCAACTTTTGGCTTCTTTTTGTTGACCTTAATTCCCGCCCTTTCAAATTCTTGAAGGAGAATATTCATCTGACGAACTGGATCTTCGCTCAAATCCACAACAATGGCGATAGCATCGGCATTTCTAACAACTGCAAGAAGCTGAGGCCCCATTCCTTTACCAAGGGCAGCCCCCTCAATTAGCCCAGGGACTTCTACCAACTGAATTTGAACATCTTTATAATTCAACATTGCTGGAACAGGCTCAGTTGTTGTGAAGGGATAATCAGCACTCTCAACATCGACTCCCGTTAGGGCCTTTAAAAGTTCAGACTTGCCTACATTCGGCAATCCAACCAACACTATTTGAGCCGCTCCCTCCTTTTTTACAGCTAAAGAATAACCTCCACCCTTTCTCTGCTGTCTCTGCTTTTCTAGCTCTTTCCTAAGCTCTGCAAGTTTTCGTTTAATTTGTAATCTAAGCTTTTCTGTTCCTTTATGCTTTGGAACTAAGGCATACATTTTCTCAAGTGCCCGAATCTTCTCTGGAATAGTCTTGGCATTCCTATATTCCTCTTCCGCTGCTAGATATTCAGCAGTAACGTTCGTTGGCATTGCTGAACACCCTCAGAACTTCTAAAAGATAGAAAATTAGAACTTTTATAAAGCTAACCACGAAAAGTTTATAGTAAGCTTTTGTTATTATATTCCTGGGTGGTGGAGATGGTGAAAGTAACATTTCTCGGACACGCAGCTTTCTACATAGAGGGAAGCAAAAAAATCCTAATAGACCCATTCCTAAGCGGAAATCCAGTCGCAAGCGCTAAGCCAGACGACTTTAAGAGTGTAGACCTAATTTTAGTCACCCACGCCCATGGAGACCACCTCGGAGATGTCGGAACTATAGCTAAGAGAACAGGAGCAAAGGTTGTTGCAATGTATGATCTGGCAAACTACATAGCAGAGAAGTACAAGGGAGTTGAGACAATAGGGATGAACTATGGACCCACTAAGGTCGATGAAGTGGAGATAGTTCAAGTTCCTGCTTGGCATTCAAGTAGCGATGGAAAGTACAGCATAGGAAACGCCTGTGGGTACATAGTGAAGCTCGACGGAGTAACAATATACCACGCTGGAGATACCTACGTATTCAAAGACATGGAGTTATTTGCAGAGCTATATGGCCCAATTGACGTTGCTCTACTTCCAATAGGTGGTCACTTCACAATGGGTGTTAGAGAAGCAGCAAAAGCTGTTGAACTCCTAAAGCCAAGACATGTCATCCCAATGCATTACAACACCTGGCCACCTATTGCTGCTGATCCAGAAGAGTTCAAGAAGTTGGTAGGAGAAAAAGCAAAGGTTGTCATTCTAAAACCAGGGGAATCTTTAGAGCTCTAATTTCTCTATCACTTCTTTCTTCGTAATTCCTTTTATAAGGAGATCTTTCTCTCTAGAGGTTTCACCTCTTACTATAACAACTTCTGCCCCGAAAAGTTTTTTGAAGAACTTCATTAACTCCTTGTTTGCTTTTCCTTTTACTGGTGGTGCCGCTACATTTACTTTCACTCTACCCCTAGTTCCATCTATACCAACAATTTTTGTTTCTCTAGCGTTGGGAGCTACTATGACTGATAAAATTACTCCTTCTGAAGTTTCTCTAAGCATTTTCCTCACCAAATATTCTCTCTAAGAACCATTCCTTTTCAAATGGTCTTAGATCATCGTATCCTTGTCCTA contains:
- a CDS encoding OBG GTPase family GTP-binding protein; amino-acid sequence: MPTNVTAEYLAAEEEYRNAKTIPEKIRALEKMYALVPKHKGTEKLRLQIKRKLAELRKELEKQRQQRKGGGYSLAVKKEGAAQIVLVGLPNVGKSELLKALTGVDVESADYPFTTTEPVPAMLNYKDVQIQLVEVPGLIEGAALGKGMGPQLLAVVRNADAIAIVVDLSEDPVRQMNILLQEFERAGIKVNKKKPKVEIRKTPSGGIVINGIENIKGDIDEVMKMLREEKIHSAEITVMEPVTLEEFADALDDSLVWKKAIIIANKGDAPGSRANYEKLVKAFGERFKIIPVSAKKRINLEAVKEAIYEIADIIRVFTKSPGEEPAYPPIALRKGATVQDVAERIHKDLVKNFKYARVWGKSVKFPGQRVGLDHVLEDGDIVEIHAR
- a CDS encoding fumarate hydratase — its product is MIKVEDIVEALKLAVTNLPEDVALALKNAYEREDYEIAKYNLEIMLRAVKTSKKEKVPLCQDTGTPIFFVETDGTWNVKEIYETIAEAVKRATDEIPLRPNAICLLSGKVVGNVPEIHIEPGKRNRISILIKGGGSENCSALFPLTPGDWFEGVKKKIIDHIRSCGGKPCPPIIVGIGIASPAERAITLAKKSLFRKIGERHEKLGWLEEEILEEINFLDIGPMGLGGKTTALDVKIEVGERHPASFIVGIAIQCWAHRRAFIEEKEDGEVVIWQ
- a CDS encoding FumA C-terminus/TtdB family hydratase beta subunit, whose amino-acid sequence is MAVRLKTPLTWEDIRDLEIGDRVLLSGIVYTARDLAHRRFLEEGFPFNPEGAVIYHCGPLIKNGIVVSAGPTTSARMEKYLDFLFNRGVRGVIGKGGMNHEKFKGRAVYFSYPGGAGSLAREFIVKVRDVYWEDLGMTDAVWELEVRDMPLLVSIDSKGRSLYRKN
- a CDS encoding cell wall-binding repeat-containing protein, producing the protein MRGVLSLLVVAMLVLSMGVVPGVTAATSTTAEYSSVVILVSDNEADVTLAEKIAEVLNASVVVTKWGVYEENVTAEITSLDPDLVIIIGGPRAVVKAYEEDLEALGITYIRAWGNTRVETAVDAVNKISQMFPGFEKKVRVAIVHGWDLAGIIHLRGKKFMIPIFIKDSNVSITIINKFNGVEIIKNRQHEKIMEKIKEKIRERVKNVTEEVIENITQNIAERAINLAEERVNLAEELVNNMTQQNVTIPGVIPLLENAKRHLEEAKKAYEEGYYGRAYGLAVASKNIAEVVIRRVSEKFDEKFAKDIAFKLRVRVRVLEMVALRLQAKGANVTEILDKIEQAKEALKNKDIDTARQLIAEIEKELRMKIREMIVTKKLRKKVKKNEV
- a CDS encoding cell wall-binding repeat-containing protein, with translation MKFKPLTLLLLSFIITSTIPGEVASQVHGIVILVSDNEADLTLAEKVAEVLNAELVVTPWGLYNESVVEDILEKNPSFVMIIGGPKAVVPEYEKVLESLGVPRTRIWGETRVETSKAVVQYLLKDYPDIFKRVNIVIIHGWDLPGIVKAKKMKYSIPIFVSQNTTEIPKIPSSKITIIESPYSMAIMARFRKYLQNATYIEVEITPAIANEAIKRAEITIIRAEKILGEPNPELPSPVNLLDQAKRLLGMAKIQFERGNYQKAYILSLQAKLLAEKVILLANISPKSPGIEIQVELRMLQIVTSRLEKLGYDVSEVKDLLNKAQEALKAGRIAEAIQYINKAKKKLREIRTKQWRGR
- a CDS encoding metal-dependent hydrolase: MVKVTFLGHAAFYIEGSKKILIDPFLSGNPVASAKPDDFKSVDLILVTHAHGDHLGDVGTIAKRTGAKVVAMYDLANYIAEKYKGVETIGMNYGPTKVDEVEIVQVPAWHSSSDGKYSIGNACGYIVKLDGVTIYHAGDTYVFKDMELFAELYGPIDVALLPIGGHFTMGVREAAKAVELLKPRHVIPMHYNTWPPIAADPEEFKKLVGEKAKVVILKPGESLEL
- a CDS encoding YbjQ family protein, whose translation is MVNIMDEIIVVTTPTIPGYKIIEVKGIARGGIVMATHLGRDILALLRNIKGGEVKEYTQMMAEAREEALRRMIEHAKKLGANAVVNFRFATSNVGGGMAEVYAYGTAVVVEREK
- a CDS encoding YhfC family glutamic-type intramembrane protease; protein product: MNPAPFLLLGGALAWLTLYLLGGRKVKAGEFILGAIIFPLSITLQNIVQQLPLLWVGIRPDITSLGTSEIIAISIWMGLIAGIFQELFKYIFVRGKSAGYAFSVGLGFAISEVIFITALVTLSAKGGTPSQPFATNLLSLAERYLVVLFHVGTAIMLTQGTRKVLIEVIGLHALIDSMAAYYQLMSAVYIKTNKIYMIPRILLLTEIVLAVITVIVLIASLPKISQVKEEKEEVIW
- a CDS encoding potassium channel family protein translates to MCEYTYPNGQKCKRKPLKGSKYCSLHIPFEEGELLYGDKIREIKKRAFERTLERGVKTFEGVKLYDVVILSKKIENPIIFKNSEIKRLIIGNSQLSSLTIINSKVDSIILANSKISSLYINKVDGYGVSICSAEFTSAILIRNSEIKYILINSTRYERKEVTAEETFGEAGRIAGRIEISNIKGVRRIAINSRYPLLEIIEKELGVKFDTKKKEYVRASILNIRNIGFDENPRFKRQIRVYINRFSGQLLIENSTVPGHVSIVNSRVKYPEFVHTTVLNNLIMRNSKFYSDENWNLSYLPNLLAELQVLGFIVIENSEFNNPYLAEVFYRIARTTWEASGDKEKADEYYYLEMLARRNRVLSHYKRGPKTVKKIFRLTEVFFEWMFADLTCKYGTDWKRPVFLWLGLVIFGFPILYAVTQSIEPLNSPLDYVYFSIVTATTLGYGDIHPTGVGKAIASAEAIFGMFMWAVFLTVFARKYMR
- a CDS encoding TIGR04140 family protein, which gives rise to MIIKTAVPPQELLEIAKKRNINVGINVINVERRKILVLYVVEIEGEVEKFLEELSKARAGG
- a CDS encoding DUF167 domain-containing protein, with product MLRETSEGVILSVIVAPNARETKIVGIDGTRGRVKVNVAAPPVKGKANKELMKFFKKLFGAEVVIVRGETSREKDLLIKGITKKEVIEKLEL
- a CDS encoding ATP-NAD kinase family protein — its product is MIGLIVNPIAGMGGRVALKGTDGVVEEAIKRGATPVTPNLVRLFLQELANYDIKVKFLTGPGPLGEDFLKEFNFPYEVIKHREISWREIEGVKIPDTTREDTKYLAKQMISKVKIIVFAGGDGTARDIVEVVGKSIPILGIPSGVKMYSSVFATSPEDAAKVLVEFLKNSAKLEEREVLDLDEEAYRRDELKVKLYGYAVVPVVETLVQGSKEATKVDEKEELEALAEAVAEDILSEDGIYFLGAGSTIMRIKDKLGIDGTLLGVDIVEVKDGKAKLLVKDASEKDLLKFIDRNPKVVVTVVGGLNFLFGRGNQQFSPNVLKKIPKENIIVVATPSKISEGFVRVYTGDKDVDKKFKGFIKIRVSPWMEKLIRVL
- a CDS encoding TIGR00269 family protein, whose amino-acid sequence is MKCSKCGREAIYFARYEGRYYCHKHFNELVEGKVKRTIRKYRMIKRGEKVGVAVSGGKDSVVLMHILAKLRKKFPFELVAITIDEGIKGYRDKSVEVARKNAELLGVEHHIYRFKDFIGFTLDETVEIMGPREERVGACSYCGVWRRWLLNKAAEELGVDKLALGLNLDDEVQVFLMNLMRGDVARLGRTGPYYEVIHEGLVPRIKPLREVPEKEIVLYAVLNNIEVDLSECPYATEAFRAEIRDWLNEMEEKHPGTKYQLLRSYDKIFPLLAKTYAKEVKLNRCKICGQPTSGEICKACQFRLQVKEKSENLKFSLTK